From Rhopalosiphum padi isolate XX-2018 chromosome 2, ASM2088224v1, whole genome shotgun sequence:
taataataataatatatatataaatgaataattaaaatgacaACAGtcattgaataatacattttgttattttcttatattataatatagttaatttcgtttatatttatacaataaatcagtggcggctcgtggTGTTCGAAGTAGGTGGTGTGcaattatttcaaaagttaattaaacaaaaaaaataatcagttcaaaatataaaaacggtGGTTTACAAAATCGCTGGATGCGCTGCTGTGATATCTTTCACCGTGTGTGTGTTTATCGCGTTCGACCGCTTGACGAGTGTGCAGAAGGAGCTGCACACCAAAGTCACATATAATTGCCGATTCCCCCACTCGACAACCAAACGTATTTTACACGGCCGGGCGGTGTTCAGACTGAGCTGCACACCAATTGATGTTTATTTGTTACATAACTCAAATAAATTTtaggagtataataataataaattgttgattttgtttttaaaatttaatttttttatatataataaatacctaaagttTAACAGATATTgtattaaaaccaataaattagtatacattattattatacatttttactattatatctatattaatctaTGTGGTGTGCGCACACCTGCACACCTAGGCACGAGCCGCCGCTgcaataaatacacaatacaaatatattggaTCTAATTTTATCTAGAAATCATAagtcatgatattattattgccatattatattatgtaccttttaACGGTATCCCACATAACACTGATCAGTGCATTGGCGGTATAATCCACTGGGATTATATCAGTTATTTTGTCCCTGGAAAGTTGTAGCGTTCTTAAAAACCCGACCATTACACCGGTAAGTATTCCTGTCGGTCCATTCAAATTGTTCAACCACCCTGGTTCAGGTTCGGAGTTCGTGCAtccgactatattataatattatacaaattagtaatgagtaataaataactaataactaacaCATGATTAACAAGTGTATGGCGTGTGCATGGTGCAGTTTTAGTtatcattcatattttattaatatatatttgaaatacgcGGTGGTGTAGAGATCTTCTATACTTGGTGAGTAGTATATTCCGTTATTATACGTTTACGTACAGtgctacttattagttattactataatatagttataatattttagtatttttacaaataatttcaaCATCGTCTTTGtcattatagtgattatgatttGAATAGCagtgatatatattttgtttcatgggTAATCATCAATGGAGTTTCATATAACACTAAAATATGTctgtaattattaaagtatgtgatgaaaataatgatttacgTATTACCTTTATTTGGtttgattaaatgtatttttatgataaaagatgaaccatttattatatataatttgtttaatactattaacTATGATGAACACATTGGTGCGTTTAGAGTAAAGTTTTCTTCAAAATtaagtcatataaaaattaatgaattagaaAATCTTTTTCCAGTTCACCATAAAAGTATTTctaatggaaaaatatttataaaaatgttattacaatcataattatacttgtaattatatataattatataaaaaatgttgtatcatattaatatattacacgccCAGACATCccgtattataaatgtattatttttattttaaagtttaaaccttATGCCTATTACCTACTTAAGAAGATGTCAGCGTAGTATtagttatctctctctaacccacgcgcaatatagcaaattttacgttcacaaaaatgactataaccatattaatttctcaaattagagtgaaatgacctattatagaatttaaagctAAGAAAATTATCGAGggcatctcataagcgttttattatgtttttattttaaagcgagttatgagtattttaaaattgtatattgtttatacatcttaaaaaactcataactcgcttcaatataaaaatataataaaacgtttatgAGATGCCCTCGATAATGTTTTTagctttaaattctataataggttatttcactctaatttgagaaattaatatggttatagtcatttttgtgaacgtaaaattgtctatgttgcgcgtgggttagagagagataactataatagtataatactacgctggcatcctcttaatgtttttaagtgaaactatgtcattttaatataggtacttatctacacaattttcatgtataaaatatatttaaattgattatcaataaaaaaatttaaatgcgtATTAAAgccgtatttttatatatatattttgtatctcACTCGTTCTCAATCCTCCAATTGGTATGAAATTGATTTAagttctgtattataataattaatatacatataaaggtaaaaaaattaactaatttgaATGGGTATTACCTCATGGTAGTAATggttactataaataatagtaaatagatattattaaaaaaaatatcaattaggAATGAGTACTACGATTTATAGTTgtagttatttcaaattgtaGTTCAGTCAACTGTTTTTAATAGTAAACTCTTATTTATTTCTAGTAATTGTCtctaaatttatagtaaagaTAACTATAAGTTTTAGTTAACATAACTATGAGTCTTGGTTaacataactataaatattgtttaaacagactaaattaaaaagtattcagcacaacaaaaatatagtaaaaattagtGCGTATTTCAGTtcgaataactataataactttactataatattttagtaaatctgTCTAATCTTATAGCTATCCCTATAGCAACTATAAAATACAGTGAATCCTACTAATTTTATAGTACAAATAActgttttgttttttcatacacattacacatgcatacttatatactatacaattaatCACTAATCATTATACTGTGTATGatcaaaacaaaaaacttaCTAATCGATGGACGAAAAATAGAAATAGGCAAACGGTTTTCGTTTGTTGATATCAAATTCTCCGTGATCGCTTTTGTAAAAGAGTACGTGTTCGGCCACTTTCCTAAAATTCTGTTATTcgcgtgtataaattatataggacTGAAAAAATTATCCATCGACAAAGCCGTTacaatctattaaatatttacttagattCAGTACATTCGTCTACGCCCAACATATTTTCTAGCTCCATGGCCGTAATCGGAGTTGGATAGTATTGTTCTCTGATCTCAGTTCTAGGACAGTGCGAATAAGCGGTCGACACGTGTACGAAACCCTGCGAAATGCAATATGTGACATATAGTGTTCTTTAAatgttacattttatacaatcataatatatttctattcgGACTGTTCGTAGtttgtataatagatattttatatgaaacaaACGGGTTTTATACATAcgatagtaggtaggtacagtATTGCAGTATATTATAGCCACATCGTATTTACGTCACAGTCGtgtaaccatattatatacaacaaacaGACTTGTATTCATATACCTTAAGGTTTCTCATCTGTGACGCTAATGTCAATAGGTTGACGGTTCcttgaatgtttatttttgcCGCCGACTCTAGCGCTTCGTTGAATTTGATCGTAGCTGcacaatgaaaaacaaaattcacaTTTTCTATAATCCAGTTACGATCAGCTGTCGATAAACCCAAAGATTCTTCTGCTATGTTTCCATTAATGACTTTTATGTTGTTCATAAAATTAGGTTTTTCATTACGAAGTCGGTCGAaaagctattaaaattataaaataatattatgtattataaaaataatctaacacCTCATAACTATATACATCAGTATTCTGAATACACaagtttgtacattttttttgaaaatcatttatttatattaaattataatattattacaatatgtacccatattaaaataaattgccaTGTTTTATACCTAGAAGACTTTGAGCTTATATACATCACCATTAATAGTAGGAAACTGTAATAATTgatatgtgtttaattttaattcgataATACTTTTTAggatgtattaattatattaaataataagtaatatttatatttaataataagtcaataatTCTGAACTGTTGTGTGTGgtgtatgataattaataacctataattttaccaagaatattttataatttattaaagtgttttattatttaattacattttttataaaaattatagtataatgttgAACAAATTTACACCAAAACCATGgttatgcataaatattttacgacTTAATTTTTCcgtaagttttttttagttttcaactAATTATTCTtgcacatatatatgtattaacatattccatttttaaaataacataaaaagttgtaacgaataaattataaaatatttaacaacagattaattatgtcaatatattatgtaatatacaagAATGAATAACGGATTATTGGCTATTGCactgtattatgtttatattatgatatatttattccataaatatgaaaatatatattttaaagcagtacaaaaataaatgtacaacgCTACAATAACGgcttattaatttgtaaatattaaacatgtacATCTGATTAACATTTGAATTACAAAGAAGTTTATTTCATTTCGcgacaatactatattatgtaatacttagattttcataatattaattttagaaatgtaCCTATTGTTCACAATGGAACATATAATAACTTATGTAAAACAActcaaataacattattatactttgtattGTTAAATATCATATTGAATCGATTTTGATGAAACcatcattcattttttaatgcattttttaataacCTGCAGTTATCAAAAtccacacatttaaaaaaaaaaatattatttattaaattctttttttttaactgaacatattaaaactataataactataaacaagTGAGCTCAATTTAgaagttgaaatttaatattctataaacgccttttgatattataaattataattaatataatataattataattattatagtatcatatTTATTGGAATAAACGTAATCAAAACACATATAGTAAAAACAAACTcgttatttcatataatatgcaaattatttaataacaaaaaaacgtTTACGTATACTTACAGATTCTCTGTAGATGTCTGCAACCCTCTGACTGGCATCAAATCCTTTTTTACTCCTCACCAGGATCGCGATATTTTTCACGGTACAAGACCTGAGTAATTTTTCAACGAGTATTTTTCCCAAAAATCCCGTACTCCCGGTAATTATGAACGTcccatttttaaatgtttcggCTATACTACCGGCCGTTTCCATTGCGCTTATCGGTTTGAGCGGTGCACTATACGAattactaacaaaaaaaaaaaatgattaggtaCGGATTATTATAGTACGGCTACGTTATATTGGAAACGACGATCTATAGTATTCTAGAATATATACCTGCAGCGAAGTCTCCTCCGTGGATTACCAACTCAATGGGCGTTATAgtgataatatttctttatacttatatatcatatatgtgtgTACGCTATACGTACCTACTCATAGCCGGACATACTAAGGCGGATACAACAGTTGCGGTCCCTACTATGTTTCCGGGCGTTCATCAACaactaaaaaccataaaaaaaaaaaacccatttattaatgataatatcataatgtgcGCACTCACCCTGAAAAATCAGTTTGGAAACTATAGCCGATGGATGTgttggtaaatatataaatacctactatatatatataagttgttATGTTGTGATATAAACTTATGGTGTACCTACGTGATGACGAGGCGCTACTGTACGCACTTTTATTGTTAGCGTCTTACACTTTACCCGCACACTGTACTTTAttcattgtaattttatattgaaccaCCTTTAACCTTGagtgttcataatatattatactaaacgaattttaagtattttttaagtgtttatgTATATCATGTATATCTATAACTcggttcaaaatttaaatataaaaagcgACACGATAGTATTgcatagataattttattttatttaagtttgataatatttaaattataagtacacgAAGAGTCGCCCCGTcaacacaatttatttaaagattaCGTAGGTAgtcctttaataaataatttgaaaatattggcaAATTAGTTttcagaatttataaataagttttcaggccgatataaaaataaataagattggCGAATAGGGTGGGAGATATAAAGTATGGACTTTACACATTGTAACAACATTCAAcaaattgattttcaatatttggatatttgaaaattatttacgttCGTTTTAAAATGGTAGACTTACCGCTCTACCAGTGGCGTATTAAGGATTTGTTTAAGAGAGGAGATATGACTAAAATTGTCGATACCAAACGTTCCAGggttttattaactatatactgatcatttttttgtttatgttttagaGTTATCCTATAGCTACCTAGCtagagtaatatattattattattaatttactattatgttatatatatttcctaataatttaggtataataacaattatagagaataatatttttgagagtAAACATATcgatttgtctaaatattgtttcaaaacattttaattatacaatattttttttttttttttttaatcggatataaaatcatataataaaaaaatttaaaaccaattttactCTAaggttacttaaaaataattaaaaatgattttatgcgAATATGTTGCATGTAGATGagattgaaaacaattattgtgcTGACATTCttttatgtgaaataaaaaattttaattggagTACTAAAGCCTAAAGGTGTGTGTACgaatttttaatggtttttatttaatcatacatgtctttgaattattttccccattttatcaatataaaatacttcaTGAAAATCTACTATATTCCGATAttcggtacctatattatagtattatgtcagATAACATTAGAATCACCTACAcgatatttgtaaataattaagaacTATTATAgtgcaatttaaatttgaaaaataatcattatttttgataagTACTTACATAACGTAATcaacgtttattataaaatatataataaaataggtaattaattttttctggtTTGGATATAAGTTTTCTGGGatgtaaacaaaaaaagatTATTGTGTAAAATGCCAATCACCATAAGATATAACTAATTGAAAAGtggttaaaaaaacaactacaTTATGTTGTACATTTCACTTTAGCGAAACTGCTGGAATTTCAAAATGATGCTTTAAGGAGCGTGTAAATTACTTTAACCTTCCAGCGGCCGTTACTTTTGGTAACTGAATAAGGACGCGCAAAGAAATCACATGATGTAATTTATacgtatttgttaaaaaataatatttaaacaaacgaAATCCAACTCAGAatcttatactaatatatagttatattattatattagacgcACGCATGATACATTTATGCACATaacgataacataatatacataatataccatgAGGTATACTAAGTGTACAACACGGAAACATTGAACGAGTTACACAAgttacatattaaacataaagaATTATAGTTTACCAATTGACCCTCAAATATTAAACAGCAGTATTCTATGaatactatgtattttataattgggaAACATTGGTAGGTATAGGTAAGAATAAcgaaacaacaattattttcaagtaagttgtatattttttaaaattttaaaattttattttatttacaacaaaaaatgaaaagtatGAACTtactatatgtacaatatttataatataatatgatatactaatCAGTACGAAAAATTCTTTTCTAACAATCTGGTACTTGTATACCTATCGTATATGATTAGGAATAAATATTcatgtattcaattatatttattatctaatacGGGGCCAATAAggatataaaatacacaaaataccGTTTACAATAACCTAATTGAAATAACAATAGCTTATAACCATTTTGATTTGATTTCTTATCGATTTGAAGCCAATAGGTCGGGGTTATGGCGTTATGCGA
This genomic window contains:
- the LOC132919068 gene encoding fatty acyl-CoA reductase wat-like — protein: METAGSIAETFKNGTFIITGSTGFLGKILVEKLLRSCTVKNIAILVRSKKGFDASQRVADIYRESLFDRLRNEKPNFMNNIKVINGNIAEESLGLSTADRNWIIENVNFVFHCAATIKFNEALESAAKINIQGTVNLLTLASQMRNLKGFVHVSTAYSHCPRTEIREQYYPTPITAMELENMLGVDECTESKILGKWPNTYSFTKAITENLISTNENRLPISIFRPSIIGCTNSEPEPGWLNNLNGPTGILTGVMVGFLRTLQLSRDKITDIIPVDYTANALISVMWDTVKRHQDCNQINEQPKIYNYVSSIDSPLKWSEYMEGLHDNYYASPPLKSMWYTFYILYTNVWIGVLLKFFLHRIPAAFMDLFLIITGKSPKMLKMYSKTEAMTDLLKMFTSKQWKFDNSNTIELLSSLSKEDRDKFEFSMENFNWKQYTTSYYYGIRKHILHEDLSNVVEAKSRNRKYIFYLLYYYIRILVVLAA